Part of the Paenibacillus aurantius genome, CTTTCTATCCTTAACCGTTGTCGTCGGAATTCTGTTCGCCCTGCTATCCACCCAAAAAGGGATCGTCAACCACGCCCTGCGCGGGCTCGGGCTGGAGCCGATTGCCTTCATGACCGACCCGCACTGGTTCAAAACGGTCTATGTCCTCTCCGACATCTGGCAGCAGATGGGGTGGGGGTCGATCATATACCTCGCCGCCCTAAGCGGAGTGGATCCCCAGCAGCACGAAGCCGCGACCATTGACGGAGCCAGCCGGTTAAGACGGATCTGGCATATCAATGTGCCGGCCATCATGCCGACCGTCGCCATTCTGTTCATCCTCAACATGGGGAATTTGATGGGCGGAGGAAGCCTGGAGAAGCTCCTGCTCATGCAGCATGACCTTAACCTGGAAAGCTCCGACGTCATATCGACCTATGTGTTCCGGACAGGGATCGGCGGGGCGGAATATAGCTTTGCGGCGGCGGTAGGGCTTTTTAACTCGGCCGTTAACTTCCTGCTGCTCGTGTCTGTCAACTACATAGCCCGGAAAGCGGGGGAAACAAGCCTATGGTAACCCAGACGA contains:
- a CDS encoding ABC transporter permease translates to MRSRSSLVKAIRRHWVLYLLIAPVIAYFIIFCYFPMYGVQIAFKNFTAAKGIWDSPWVGFVHFERFFKGYYFSRVILNTLQISLYSLVIGFPVPILLALMINEVRTKWFRSFVQTITYAPHFLSLTVVVGILFALLSTQKGIVNHALRGLGLEPIAFMTDPHWFKTVYVLSDIWQQMGWGSIIYLAALSGVDPQQHEAATIDGASRLRRIWHINVPAIMPTVAILFILNMGNLMGGGSLEKLLLMQHDLNLESSDVISTYVFRTGIGGAEYSFAAAVGLFNSAVNFLLLVSVNYIARKAGETSLW